From Psychroflexus torquis ATCC 700755, the proteins below share one genomic window:
- a CDS encoding helix-turn-helix domain-containing protein, translating to MGKSINAKELIAKRYGKEGSKEREEFRENAFSYYFGEIIKNRRKELHMSQENLAQKVGKKRPYISRIENGEDIRLSNFSLLANALGLSIQLTAE from the coding sequence ATGGGAAAATCAATAAACGCAAAAGAACTGATTGCAAAACGATACGGAAAAGAAGGTTCAAAAGAACGTGAAGAATTTAGAGAAAATGCTTTTTCTTATTATTTTGGAGAAATCATTAAAAATCGTAGAAAGGAATTACATATGAGTCAAGAGAATTTAGCTCAAAAAGTAGGAAAAAAAAGACCCTATATTTCTCGAATTGAAAATGGAGAAGATATAAGATTATCTAATTTTTCATTGCTTGCCAATGCTTTGGGATTATCAATTCAATTAACAGCTGAATAA
- a CDS encoding type II toxin-antitoxin system RelE/ParE family toxin translates to MKAGNEYRVVIFAIDHLNFAECTKAVCLWGFQKKGTKDYKKAIKQAEKILENYLKEK, encoded by the coding sequence ATTAAAGCAGGAAATGAATATCGAGTTGTAATCTTTGCTATTGACCATCTGAATTTTGCCGAATGCACAAAAGCTGTGTGCTTATGGGGATTTCAGAAAAAGGGAACTAAAGATTATAAAAAGGCAATCAAACAAGCCGAAAAAATATTAGAGAATTATCTAAAAGAAAAGTAA
- the ltrA gene encoding group II intron reverse transcriptase/maturase, translating to MKDRMTSIDVNLLTSPSQSDATIRVFQRKLYIRAKQDKGFKAYSLYGKLCEGNTLIEAYRRVRSNYSKGVGVDNQSFDAIEKQGISIFLGEIQQDLQGHTYRSQAVKQKLIPKEKEGDFRVLGIPTIRDRVVQMAVKMLIEPLWEADFEHTSFGFRPKRGAKDAIKQVKQNIYDRHQFVYDADLSKYFDTIPHTKLFILLKKRLVDHSILSLIHQWLTAPVRLPNGKLVASTKGSPQGGVISPLLSNMYLHAFDQIVNNPKGKFAKAIIRIVRYADDFLLMGKWYFSKEILDYITSIMDNMGLTLNKEKTKLLHSSKSSLFFLGFEFRSIKSKFGWNAKNYTNVRPSMKSRSKLFSKLRELFANRKHWKIEWIVWKVNQLLRGWLNYFSISKVTHIWETIKIIKKHLDYKLFKWMKCKGRKAHRKLRQRPYENLVKFYNLVDIEKYARLKTLAKAQ from the coding sequence ATGAAAGACAGAATGACAAGTATTGATGTAAATCTATTAACAAGTCCATCGCAAAGCGATGCAACAATTCGTGTTTTTCAGAGGAAGCTATATATTAGAGCCAAGCAAGATAAGGGCTTCAAGGCTTATAGTCTTTACGGAAAACTCTGTGAGGGCAATACGCTTATAGAAGCCTATCGACGAGTTAGGAGCAACTATTCTAAAGGGGTAGGTGTAGACAATCAAAGTTTTGACGCTATTGAAAAGCAAGGAATATCTATTTTTCTTGGCGAGATTCAACAAGACTTACAAGGTCACACCTACAGGAGCCAAGCAGTAAAGCAAAAGCTCATCCCCAAGGAAAAGGAAGGAGATTTTAGGGTATTAGGAATACCAACAATTCGCGACCGCGTGGTTCAAATGGCAGTAAAGATGCTAATAGAGCCACTTTGGGAGGCAGATTTTGAGCATACCTCTTTTGGATTTAGACCCAAACGAGGAGCAAAAGACGCCATAAAGCAAGTAAAACAAAATATTTATGATAGGCATCAATTTGTCTATGATGCGGACTTGTCGAAGTATTTTGACACCATCCCGCATACTAAATTATTTATTTTACTAAAGAAAAGGTTGGTAGATCATAGTATTTTAAGTTTGATACATCAATGGTTAACTGCGCCTGTACGGCTACCCAACGGAAAGCTAGTAGCGAGTACCAAAGGAAGTCCACAAGGGGGAGTTATCTCGCCATTATTATCAAACATGTATCTCCATGCATTTGACCAGATTGTAAACAATCCAAAGGGGAAGTTTGCCAAGGCAATCATCCGCATAGTTCGTTATGCAGATGATTTTCTATTGATGGGTAAATGGTATTTCAGCAAAGAGATACTGGACTATATCACTAGTATAATGGATAATATGGGATTAACGTTAAATAAAGAAAAGACAAAACTTTTGCATAGTAGCAAGAGCAGTTTATTCTTTCTGGGGTTTGAATTTAGAAGTATAAAGTCCAAATTTGGATGGAATGCCAAGAATTACACCAATGTACGACCCAGTATGAAGTCACGGTCTAAATTGTTTTCAAAATTGCGAGAATTATTTGCAAATCGAAAACATTGGAAAATTGAGTGGATAGTATGGAAGGTTAATCAATTATTAAGAGGTTGGCTAAATTACTTTTCTATCAGTAAGGTTACACATATTTGGGAAACCATAAAAATCATTAAAAAGCATCTGGATTACAAATTATTTAAATGGATGAAGTGCAAAGGAAGGAAAGCGCATCGGAAGCTACGCCAGCGACCCTATGAGAATTTGGTTAAATTTTACAACCTAGTTGACATAGAAAAGTATGCACGTTTGAAAACCCTTGCGAAAGCTCAATAA